One window from the genome of Jeotgalibaca sp. MA1X17-3 encodes:
- a CDS encoding superoxide dismutase has protein sequence MAFTLPDLPYDYTALEPNIGEDTMRTHHGKHHAAYVKNANAALEKYPELAEKTVEELLKDIDSVPEDIRTAFRNNGGGHANHSLFWTILSLNGGGEPTGAVKDAIDEAFGSFNDFKEKFSAAATGRFGSGWAWLVLSDGKLEVTSTPNQDSPLMNGKTPVLGLDVWEHAYYLDYKNVRPDYVQSFWNLVNWDEVNKRIEATK, from the coding sequence ATGGCTTTTACCTTACCTGATTTACCATATGATTACACGGCGTTGGAGCCTAATATTGGCGAAGATACAATGCGTACCCATCATGGCAAGCACCACGCTGCCTATGTAAAAAATGCGAATGCTGCATTGGAGAAATATCCAGAATTAGCAGAAAAAACTGTTGAAGAACTTCTGAAAGATATTGATTCTGTACCAGAAGATATCCGAACTGCATTTAGAAACAATGGCGGAGGACATGCAAACCATTCCTTATTCTGGACGATTCTATCACTAAATGGTGGAGGAGAACCAACGGGAGCTGTCAAGGATGCAATTGATGAAGCGTTTGGTAGTTTCAATGACTTTAAAGAAAAATTTAGCGCTGCTGCAACTGGTCGTTTTGGATCAGGATGGGCATGGCTAGTATTATCTGATGGAAAACTAGAAGTTACTTCTACTCCAAACCAAGATAGTCCTTTAATGAATGGTAAGACACCTGTTCTAGGTTTAGATGTATGGGAACATGCTTACTACCTAGACTATAAAAATGTTCGTCCAGACTATGTTCAATCATTTTGGAACCTTGTAAATTGGGATGAAGTAAATAAACGTATAGAAGCAACTAAATAA